In the Hordeum vulgare subsp. vulgare chromosome 7H, MorexV3_pseudomolecules_assembly, whole genome shotgun sequence genome, one interval contains:
- the LOC123413423 gene encoding auxin-responsive protein SAUR71-like — translation MRELIRRLSFSDRVSDGGSSVPRGCVPVLVVGDGDNDEECERFVVRVETLRHPSLAALLEMAAQEFGYKQEGVLRVPCAIHQFRQALTTAAVSKDY, via the coding sequence ATGAGGGAGCTGATCCGGCGGCTTAGCTTCTCGGACCGTGTgagcgacggcggcagcagcgtgCCCCGCGGGTGCGTGCCGGTGCTGGTGGTGggcgacggcgacaacgacgaggaATGCGAACGGTTCGTGGTGCGGGTGGAGACGCTGCGGCACCCGTCGTTGGCGGCGCTGCTGGAGATGGCGGCGCAGGAGTTCGGGTACAAGCAGGAGGGCGTCCTCCGCGTGCCCTGCGCCATCCATCAGTTCAGGCAGGCGCTCACCACCGCCGCCGTCTCCAAGGACTACTGA